In the genome of Hyphomonas sp. Mor2, one region contains:
- a CDS encoding 2-isopropylmalate synthase encodes MTDTTDIVIFDTTMRDGEQSPGASMTHNEKLALAELLETMGVHVIEAGFPAASIGDFEAVREIAKRAKSATICGLARSTPGDIERCAEAVRHAAKPRIHTFISTSPVHMKHKLKMGANAVLEAVGRSVAQARNLVPDVEWSPEDATRTEFDFLCKCIDAAITSGATTINIPDTVGYSHPEEYGNLIRRLRENIPDSDKVIWSTHCHNDLGLAVANSIAGVQNGARQVECTINGLGERAGNAALEEVVMAFNTRRDDLPFTTGLDTTKLASASHMVSRITGFPVQYNKAIVGKNAFAHESGIHQDGMLKNAETYEIMKPEDVGVSKTSLVMGKHSGRHAFRDKLESLGYELDKDSLNEAFKRFKDLADKKKHVFDDDLMALVDDQLSAVGERISFEKLRVVAGSEGPQTADLTVLVDGESHAVSSEGNGPVDAVFNAIRKIVPHEGKLDLFQVSAVTGGTDAQADVHVRLKGEGIMATGRSSDPDTLVAAAKAYIHALNKLEARRLKRMAA; translated from the coding sequence ATGACCGACACAACCGATATTGTAATTTTTGACACCACGATGCGCGATGGCGAGCAGTCGCCTGGCGCCTCAATGACGCACAATGAAAAACTGGCACTGGCCGAACTGCTCGAGACCATGGGCGTCCATGTGATCGAAGCGGGCTTCCCGGCCGCCTCGATTGGCGATTTCGAAGCTGTTCGCGAGATTGCCAAGCGGGCCAAGTCTGCCACGATTTGCGGCCTCGCGCGCTCGACGCCTGGCGATATTGAACGCTGCGCGGAAGCGGTGCGCCATGCTGCCAAGCCGCGCATCCACACGTTCATCTCCACCAGCCCGGTGCATATGAAGCACAAGCTGAAAATGGGCGCCAATGCCGTGCTCGAGGCGGTCGGGCGGTCTGTCGCTCAGGCCCGCAACTTGGTCCCGGATGTGGAATGGAGCCCGGAGGATGCGACGCGCACGGAGTTTGACTTTCTCTGCAAGTGCATTGATGCGGCGATCACCAGCGGCGCCACGACGATCAATATTCCCGACACGGTGGGCTATTCCCACCCGGAAGAGTACGGCAACCTGATCCGCCGTCTTCGGGAGAATATTCCAGACAGTGACAAGGTGATCTGGTCGACGCATTGCCATAATGATCTTGGCCTGGCAGTGGCCAACTCGATTGCAGGTGTCCAGAACGGGGCACGGCAGGTGGAATGTACGATCAATGGCCTTGGCGAGCGGGCGGGCAATGCCGCGCTGGAAGAGGTGGTCATGGCGTTCAACACGCGCCGCGATGATCTGCCCTTTACGACCGGGCTCGATACCACCAAGCTCGCGTCTGCCAGTCACATGGTCAGCCGGATCACCGGCTTCCCGGTGCAATATAATAAGGCGATCGTCGGCAAGAACGCATTCGCGCATGAAAGCGGCATCCACCAGGATGGTATGCTGAAGAATGCCGAAACTTATGAGATCATGAAGCCGGAAGATGTCGGCGTCTCCAAGACCAGCCTGGTCATGGGCAAGCATTCGGGCCGCCACGCGTTCCGGGACAAGCTGGAAAGCCTCGGCTATGAGCTCGACAAGGACAGCCTGAATGAGGCATTCAAGCGGTTCAAGGATCTCGCCGACAAGAAGAAGCACGTCTTCGACGATGACCTGATGGCGCTGGTCGATGACCAGCTGTCCGCTGTCGGCGAGCGAATTTCCTTTGAAAAACTACGTGTTGTCGCCGGCTCTGAAGGTCCACAGACTGCGGATCTGACGGTTCTGGTCGATGGTGAGAGCCATGCAGTGTCGTCGGAAGGCAATGGTCCCGTCGATGCGGTCTTCAATGCGATCCGCAAGATTGTTCCCCATGAAGGCAAGCTCGACCTGTTCCAGGTCAGCGCCGTGACAGGCGGCACAGATGCCCAGGCGGATGTGCATGTGCGCCTCAAGGGTGAGGGCATCATGGCGACCGGCCGGTCTTCGGATCCGGATACGCTGGTCGCAGCCGCGAAAGCTTACATTCACGCGCTGAACAAACTGGAAGCGCGGCGCCTGAAGCGTATGGCGGCCTGA
- a CDS encoding sodium-dependent transporter, with product MAAIGRKTDTWGSRFGFIMAAVGSSVGLGNFWRFPYTAGENGGGAFIVIYLLCVLLVGLPLLMAEYGMGRKSGMSAIEGIESLARAESRSGNWGVVGWVGSLTAFFILTFYMVISVWLIAFLLQAPTGRFEGMDAAASATNFVDTIGQGENGTSRKWGILGLLFLFLAANVFVVGRGVKGGLERVATILMPAFFIMLLVVVGFAVTQGDVGKTAAFLFEPKWEDVGFKTFLSALGQAFFSIGVGVGLMITYGAYLDSQTDIPRSSSIVVTADTFVALIAGFAIFPIVFAAGLDPASGPSLFFISMPVAFGGVEGGTIFATVFFALALFAAFTSSISLMEVGVSWLEERQGVTRFGASLGVGFVLWMIGAAYVFSLEYLDFVDFMTEGLLLPLGGLLVAVFAGWILSRNMLTTELGEGNVMNIWRFLIRWFVPPFVAFVLVFGFLDKIQDQYQVQLPGFLTALLGPNAE from the coding sequence ATGGCAGCGATCGGTCGTAAGACAGATACGTGGGGTTCGCGGTTTGGATTCATCATGGCCGCGGTCGGATCTTCCGTCGGCCTCGGCAATTTCTGGCGGTTTCCATATACAGCAGGCGAAAATGGCGGCGGCGCCTTCATCGTCATCTACTTGCTATGCGTGTTGTTGGTGGGATTGCCCCTGTTGATGGCAGAATACGGCATGGGCCGAAAATCGGGCATGTCGGCCATTGAAGGGATCGAATCGCTCGCGCGCGCGGAAAGCCGGTCCGGCAATTGGGGCGTCGTCGGGTGGGTTGGCTCACTGACTGCCTTCTTTATTCTGACCTTCTACATGGTGATCTCGGTCTGGCTCATTGCCTTCCTGTTGCAAGCACCGACAGGGCGTTTCGAAGGCATGGACGCGGCCGCGTCTGCGACAAACTTCGTTGATACGATCGGCCAGGGCGAAAACGGAACGTCTCGAAAATGGGGCATTCTGGGCCTGTTATTCTTGTTTCTGGCGGCGAATGTGTTTGTTGTTGGCCGCGGCGTGAAAGGCGGTCTTGAGCGGGTTGCCACAATCCTCATGCCTGCCTTTTTCATCATGCTCCTGGTCGTTGTCGGGTTTGCCGTCACGCAAGGCGACGTGGGCAAGACGGCGGCGTTCCTGTTTGAACCAAAGTGGGAAGATGTAGGCTTCAAGACATTCCTGTCTGCTCTCGGTCAGGCTTTCTTCTCGATCGGGGTTGGGGTCGGTCTGATGATCACTTACGGGGCCTATCTGGACAGCCAGACAGATATTCCTCGCTCCTCATCCATCGTTGTGACCGCAGACACATTCGTGGCCTTGATTGCAGGCTTCGCGATTTTCCCGATTGTCTTTGCGGCCGGGCTCGACCCCGCCAGTGGCCCGAGCCTGTTTTTCATCTCGATGCCGGTCGCGTTTGGCGGCGTTGAAGGCGGCACAATTTTCGCCACTGTGTTCTTCGCGCTGGCCTTGTTCGCGGCATTCACCTCATCCATCTCACTCATGGAAGTCGGTGTTTCGTGGCTCGAAGAACGGCAGGGTGTCACGCGTTTTGGGGCTTCGCTCGGTGTCGGTTTTGTCCTCTGGATGATCGGCGCAGCCTATGTCTTCTCGCTCGAGTATCTCGATTTCGTCGACTTCATGACCGAAGGACTTCTTTTGCCGCTTGGCGGATTGCTGGTCGCGGTTTTTGCGGGCTGGATCCTCAGCCGCAATATGCTGACCACGGAGCTGGGCGAGGGCAATGTCATGAATATCTGGCGCTTCCTCATCCGGTGGTTCGTGCCTCCATTCGTGGCGTTCGTGCTGGTCTTTGGCTTCCTGGACAAGATTCAGGATCAGTATCAGGTTCAGCTTCCAGGATTCCTGACCGCACTCTTGGGACCCAACGCGGAGTAA
- a CDS encoding SRPBCC family protein: MSDGVTYPNPTVLEVFRDLPGPIDRVWDFLTRSELRQKWLCAGDVSSEVGGPIVFDFDHSRLSARPTPDTHKGGGDHHMVGEVRAYDPPHHLAFSWPSGDGELPTEVVIKLTETASGVRLHLRHEKLMTADYKSGASAGWHTHLDILDDILSDRPGRDFWDHFLQLEQHYKAMLSEA, translated from the coding sequence ATGAGTGATGGCGTAACCTATCCAAACCCGACGGTTCTGGAGGTGTTCCGGGATCTGCCGGGGCCGATCGATCGGGTCTGGGATTTTCTCACCCGGTCAGAGCTTCGACAGAAGTGGCTCTGCGCCGGTGATGTGTCGTCCGAGGTGGGCGGACCGATCGTGTTCGACTTTGATCATTCGCGCCTGTCCGCGCGGCCAACCCCCGATACGCATAAAGGCGGCGGCGATCATCATATGGTCGGAGAAGTCCGTGCCTATGATCCACCGCACCATCTGGCCTTCTCCTGGCCATCGGGTGACGGAGAATTGCCGACCGAGGTGGTCATTAAATTGACCGAGACGGCGAGCGGGGTTCGCCTGCACCTACGTCATGAGAAACTGATGACCGCGGATTACAAATCCGGCGCCTCTGCCGGGTGGCACACGCATCTGGATATCCTGGACGATATTTTGAGCGACCGACCGGGACGTGACTTCTGGGATCATTTCCTGCAGCTTGAGCAACACTACAAGGCGATGCTAAGCGAGGCGTGA
- the mreC gene encoding rod shape-determining protein MreC: MPRMSGKGYRQRPLRRYGFFVAVAGLLALLLLQTSPRLSEGVEPVRTAASDQLFHVTRPSLIDRISGASAKERRILELEARVRELAQYKALALTMAERLEVYEDILNMQGEPGGAEVTARIMAETNGPFAEALLANAGATNGVFEGYFAENDRGLVGRVVQVGQRSSRILKITDFNSRVPVMGEASGLRAIMYGGRDGLGRLTDLPEQGEFLPNERILTSGEGGLFPRGVVVGHVRDAEGKEIRVDLAMLNGQLSYVRLKPIMSIPAPELFPIETEIAELTDEDGS; this comes from the coding sequence ATGCCTCGCATGAGCGGCAAGGGATACAGACAGCGCCCGCTTCGGCGGTACGGATTCTTCGTGGCTGTTGCTGGCCTTCTGGCATTGCTCCTCCTGCAAACCTCACCGCGTCTTAGCGAAGGCGTGGAGCCTGTGCGGACGGCGGCGTCGGATCAGCTTTTCCATGTCACCCGGCCCAGCCTGATCGACCGGATCAGCGGCGCATCTGCCAAGGAGCGACGGATTCTCGAACTGGAAGCGCGGGTACGGGAGCTGGCGCAGTACAAGGCGTTGGCCCTGACCATGGCCGAGCGGCTGGAAGTCTATGAAGACATCCTCAACATGCAGGGAGAACCCGGCGGTGCCGAGGTGACGGCGCGGATCATGGCCGAGACAAATGGCCCGTTCGCGGAGGCGCTGCTGGCCAATGCGGGCGCCACAAACGGTGTGTTCGAGGGGTATTTTGCCGAGAATGATCGCGGTCTGGTGGGTCGGGTCGTACAGGTTGGCCAGCGCTCGTCTCGCATCCTCAAGATTACGGACTTCAACAGCCGCGTGCCGGTTATGGGCGAAGCCAGCGGTTTGCGTGCGATCATGTATGGTGGCCGCGATGGGCTTGGTCGTCTGACCGACTTGCCAGAGCAGGGGGAATTCCTGCCCAATGAACGCATTCTGACCTCAGGCGAAGGCGGATTGTTCCCGCGCGGCGTCGTGGTCGGTCATGTGCGCGATGCCGAGGGCAAGGAGATCCGCGTGGATCTGGCCATGCTGAATGGACAGCTATCCTATGTCCGTCTGAAGCCGATCATGTCGATTCCGGCGCCGGAGCTGTTTCCGATTGAAACCGAAATTGCCGAACTGACCGACGAGGATGGCTCGTGA
- a CDS encoding VTT domain-containing protein, with protein MQSNAPETPEKRQGSKVGLWVGIGFLALLLSLFLFGRYTEFLNLDALQRAIAEFADGPWGGPAIILTFCLCAFIGVPQFLLIGIAVYAFGPLGGAGWAWVATLCSGAITFWLGRVFREGTLNRLGEGRIKRFAEFVARNAFAASAIVRNAPTGPFLVVNMVFGAIGAKFWHYFGGMALGVIPKIALVAFGLQAIQAALAGNIWGALAAAAAALAVFLGGFFYVRHRRRKGENIALSAD; from the coding sequence ATGCAAAGCAACGCACCAGAAACGCCAGAAAAACGCCAGGGCTCGAAGGTCGGCCTTTGGGTGGGTATTGGGTTTCTGGCGCTGCTCCTGTCGCTATTTCTGTTCGGGCGATACACCGAGTTTCTGAACCTGGATGCGCTGCAGCGTGCGATTGCCGAGTTTGCCGACGGCCCCTGGGGCGGTCCTGCGATCATCCTGACGTTTTGTCTGTGCGCCTTTATCGGCGTGCCACAGTTCTTGTTGATCGGAATTGCGGTCTACGCGTTTGGCCCGCTGGGAGGCGCCGGTTGGGCTTGGGTGGCAACACTTTGCTCAGGCGCGATCACCTTCTGGCTGGGGCGCGTCTTCAGGGAGGGCACCCTGAACCGGCTGGGCGAAGGCAGGATCAAGCGATTTGCCGAGTTCGTGGCCCGCAACGCTTTCGCAGCGAGCGCCATCGTGCGCAACGCGCCAACCGGACCGTTCCTGGTCGTGAACATGGTGTTCGGCGCTATCGGAGCGAAGTTCTGGCACTATTTCGGGGGGATGGCGTTGGGGGTAATTCCCAAGATCGCGCTGGTTGCGTTCGGGCTGCAGGCGATCCAGGCCGCCCTTGCCGGAAATATCTGGGGCGCTTTGGCGGCGGCGGCCGCGGCGCTCGCGGTTTTCCTTGGCGGCTTCTTCTATGTGCGGCACAGACGTCGCAAAGGGGAAAATATTGCGCTCAGCGCAGATTAG
- the mrdA gene encoding penicillin-binding protein 2, whose protein sequence is MSGKRPIDTLFSRRALIAAGGGAAAFGGLITRLFQLQIMEHERFEVAAAENGVRLDLAPPQRGNILDRFGRPLAAHRQAGRVSIVREQSNDLPGLMAELSNHLDLSPERQARLISDARRQASFQPVTVKSELSYEDFSRLSVLAPSLPGLQVEMAATRSYPRGRDFAHVLGYVAKASEMDLERLSDGANAQERAAVRRLFKHPDMRTGRSGVERYAEDWLRGEAGFRKLETNAAGRIIREFDDPSLAPKPGRDLYLTVDAELQKFAIDRFGAESGAAVVLDIETGDILAFVSTPAFDPNDFVNGISSRDYALLRDDVEYSPLYHKAYDGTYPPGSTFKMVVAAAALEAGVIDPNERVYCPGHYRFGNNTWHCWKKRGHGSVNMHWAIKSSCDVYFYEIAKRMGIETLADMGKRFGFGQRWELGLTGGRSGVMPNDEWKRAARGEPWYEGETLNIGIGQGQVATSPLQLAVMSARIASEGKIITPRIIGDGPRPDSDIPFDQPLDPDIMRRMKAGMYGVTSEAGGTALRSGDLGLGGPRLAGKTGTSQVRRISAQERATGVLGGDAIARRLRDHALFVAYAPHDDPKYAISVVVEHGEGGSKAAAPVARDIMAEALRLDSRRSPSYLRTASVSGATGAGAR, encoded by the coding sequence ATGAGTGGAAAACGCCCGATCGATACCCTGTTCAGCCGCCGAGCCTTGATCGCGGCTGGGGGCGGGGCTGCAGCTTTTGGTGGCCTGATCACGCGCCTGTTCCAGCTGCAGATCATGGAGCATGAGCGGTTCGAAGTGGCGGCTGCAGAGAATGGTGTACGCCTCGATCTCGCGCCGCCGCAGCGCGGCAACATTCTCGATCGGTTCGGTCGCCCTCTGGCGGCCCATCGCCAGGCCGGACGGGTCTCGATCGTGCGCGAGCAATCGAACGACCTGCCAGGTCTGATGGCAGAGCTGTCGAACCATCTTGATCTGTCGCCGGAACGCCAGGCACGTCTGATCAGCGATGCGCGCCGACAGGCGAGCTTCCAGCCCGTGACGGTCAAGAGCGAGCTGTCCTATGAAGATTTCTCGCGGCTTTCGGTGCTGGCACCGAGCCTGCCGGGTCTTCAGGTCGAAATGGCAGCCACACGATCTTATCCACGCGGACGCGACTTCGCTCACGTGCTTGGCTATGTCGCCAAGGCGAGCGAAATGGATCTCGAACGTCTGAGTGATGGGGCCAACGCCCAGGAACGCGCTGCTGTCCGCCGGCTGTTCAAGCATCCGGATATGCGGACGGGCCGTTCGGGCGTCGAACGCTACGCCGAAGACTGGCTGCGCGGTGAAGCCGGGTTCCGCAAGCTCGAAACCAATGCTGCCGGGCGGATCATTCGCGAATTCGATGATCCGAGCCTGGCGCCAAAACCGGGGCGCGATCTCTATCTGACCGTGGACGCAGAGCTTCAGAAATTTGCGATAGACCGTTTTGGCGCGGAAAGCGGCGCCGCCGTGGTGCTCGATATCGAAACGGGTGACATCCTCGCCTTCGTTTCAACGCCCGCCTTCGATCCGAACGATTTCGTCAATGGCATCTCGTCCAGGGACTATGCGCTGCTGCGTGATGATGTGGAGTATTCGCCGCTTTATCACAAGGCCTATGACGGCACCTATCCTCCAGGCTCGACGTTCAAGATGGTTGTGGCCGCGGCGGCTTTGGAAGCCGGCGTGATCGATCCGAATGAGAGGGTCTATTGCCCCGGGCATTACAGGTTCGGCAACAATACCTGGCACTGTTGGAAGAAGCGCGGGCACGGCTCGGTCAATATGCACTGGGCGATCAAGAGCTCGTGCGATGTCTATTTCTATGAAATCGCCAAACGCATGGGCATCGAGACTTTGGCTGATATGGGCAAGCGCTTCGGCTTCGGCCAGCGCTGGGAACTTGGCCTCACCGGTGGACGCAGTGGCGTGATGCCGAACGATGAATGGAAACGCGCCGCGCGCGGCGAGCCCTGGTATGAAGGCGAAACGCTGAATATCGGGATCGGACAGGGACAGGTGGCAACGTCGCCGCTGCAGCTGGCCGTGATGAGTGCCCGCATCGCCTCTGAAGGCAAGATCATCACCCCGCGCATTATCGGTGACGGGCCGCGACCAGACAGCGACATCCCGTTCGATCAACCTCTCGATCCTGACATTATGCGGCGCATGAAAGCGGGTATGTACGGGGTCACCTCGGAAGCGGGTGGAACTGCGCTGCGGTCAGGCGATCTCGGACTCGGCGGTCCGCGCTTGGCGGGCAAGACCGGCACCTCGCAGGTGCGCCGCATTTCGGCTCAGGAACGCGCCACTGGCGTTCTCGGTGGTGATGCGATTGCTCGCCGCCTGCGCGATCATGCTTTGTTTGTGGCCTATGCCCCGCACGATGATCCGAAATATGCGATCTCGGTCGTGGTCGAGCATGGGGAGGGCGGTTCGAAGGCCGCCGCGCCGGTGGCTCGGGATATCATGGCTGAAGCGCTGCGCCTCGATTCGCGTCGGTCTCCGAGCTATCTCCGCACCGCATCTGTCAGCGGCGCGACAGGCGCGGGAGCCCGCTAG
- the rodA gene encoding rod shape-determining protein RodA, with translation MATLRASSLDFSRRSMWTQLGSLPWGLILLICAMAMIGVAILHSATFTNPEEAGLPMRQATRFGVALGVLLVAGLVPIRWWFWAAWPSYLATLVLLVAVEFFGFTGGGAQRWVQIGPVGVQPSEFMKVTLTLALAAYYHKRWNDFSGGFLIHLPAIALIALPAALIFRQPDFGTTLALFASGGILIFLAGLWWRVIMAIGVAAIASVPAIYFFVLQDYQRERVDTYLAQLTGASVNVMDDGYQIEQAKIAIGSGGWTGKGYMEGTQSQLDYIPEQHTDFILTVLAEEFGFLVTSGVLILWMVILGLGLAIALRAASLFARFAAAGAVATVTFYILFNVAMVLGLVPVVGVPLPLLSYGGTVMITTAGCFGLVCAAHLGRNEPLNTGA, from the coding sequence ATGGCGACTCTGCGGGCCAGTTCTCTCGATTTTTCCCGGCGATCCATGTGGACGCAGCTCGGATCCTTGCCCTGGGGGCTGATCCTGCTGATCTGCGCGATGGCGATGATTGGCGTCGCCATTCTGCATTCAGCGACCTTCACCAACCCGGAAGAGGCCGGGCTGCCGATGCGCCAGGCGACGCGCTTTGGTGTCGCGCTGGGGGTTTTGCTGGTTGCTGGACTGGTCCCGATACGCTGGTGGTTCTGGGCCGCGTGGCCAAGTTATCTGGCGACGCTGGTCTTGCTGGTCGCAGTGGAGTTCTTCGGGTTCACCGGCGGCGGTGCGCAACGCTGGGTCCAGATCGGCCCGGTCGGCGTGCAACCCTCGGAATTCATGAAGGTCACGCTGACCTTGGCGTTGGCGGCCTATTACCACAAGCGCTGGAACGATTTCTCGGGTGGGTTCCTGATACATTTGCCCGCCATTGCACTGATCGCCTTGCCAGCGGCCTTAATCTTCCGACAACCGGATTTTGGAACCACACTGGCTTTGTTCGCGTCTGGCGGCATCCTGATTTTCCTCGCAGGCCTTTGGTGGCGCGTCATCATGGCGATCGGGGTTGCGGCGATTGCCAGCGTTCCGGCGATCTATTTCTTCGTCCTGCAGGATTATCAGCGCGAGCGCGTGGACACTTATCTGGCGCAGCTGACGGGGGCATCGGTCAATGTCATGGATGATGGCTACCAGATCGAGCAGGCAAAAATCGCCATCGGTTCCGGCGGCTGGACCGGCAAGGGCTATATGGAAGGCACGCAGTCGCAGCTCGATTATATTCCCGAACAGCACACTGATTTCATTCTGACCGTCCTCGCCGAGGAGTTTGGCTTCCTGGTGACCAGTGGGGTTCTGATCCTGTGGATGGTGATTCTTGGCCTGGGACTGGCCATCGCACTGAGGGCGGCGAGCCTGTTCGCCCGATTCGCCGCGGCGGGGGCCGTGGCGACGGTGACTTTCTATATTTTGTTCAATGTTGCCATGGTGTTAGGGCTAGTTCCTGTGGTCGGGGTTCCATTGCCGCTGCTCTCCTATGGCGGCACGGTGATGATCACGACCGCCGGGTGTTTCGGCCTCGTCTGCGCCGCCCATCTCGGGCGCAATGAACCACTCAATACAGGCGCCTGA
- a CDS encoding metalloregulator ArsR/SmtB family transcription factor, which translates to MVEYTDTLNQTFKALADPTRRAMLESLRTGPKTIGALAEPLAISFAATSKHIGILEDAALIRREKRGRERICHLQRGQLDEAQAWLDRHAAFWSDALDALETALKEEDKSDE; encoded by the coding sequence ATGGTTGAATATACAGATACCTTGAACCAAACGTTCAAAGCGCTCGCCGATCCGACGCGGCGGGCCATGCTTGAGAGCCTGCGCACCGGTCCGAAGACGATCGGTGCGCTGGCGGAGCCGTTGGCGATCAGCTTTGCGGCGACGTCCAAACATATCGGTATCCTGGAGGACGCCGCCCTGATCCGACGCGAAAAGCGCGGGCGGGAGCGGATCTGTCATTTGCAGCGCGGTCAGCTGGATGAAGCACAGGCCTGGCTGGATCGCCACGCCGCCTTCTGGAGCGACGCTCTGGATGCATTGGAAACAGCTTTAAAAGAAGAGGATAAGAGTGATGAGTGA
- a CDS encoding oxidoreductase encodes MAAENQKPIGSGFGAKTPAADVVKGMDLSGKNVIVTGGYSGIGIEEVRALAGAGAKVTVPARRPDAAQEALGAVDGDIEIASMDLGDLTSVKKFAEDYVATGRSLDILINNAGIMACPLARVGPGWESQFGINHLGHMALAQTLLPALQKAGTSRVVALSSTAHIRGDVNWEDPHYEQTEYEKWNAYAQAKSANALFALGADRRWDQFGVTAFGVHPGGIFTPLQRHLSVEEMAAMGWMNPDGTIPDVIKAMFKTPEQGASTATWAATSPDLEGRGGEYCEDCDIAQLAGPDSQPWQHAREWVCDDEKADRLWAMSEEMLANA; translated from the coding sequence ATGGCAGCAGAAAATCAAAAACCCATCGGCTCGGGCTTTGGCGCGAAAACGCCTGCCGCAGATGTCGTCAAAGGCATGGATCTCAGCGGCAAGAATGTGATTGTCACTGGCGGCTATAGCGGGATCGGCATCGAGGAAGTGCGCGCTCTGGCAGGCGCAGGCGCGAAAGTGACGGTACCGGCGCGGCGGCCTGACGCGGCGCAGGAGGCGCTCGGCGCGGTCGATGGCGACATCGAGATTGCCAGCATGGACCTGGGCGATCTGACGAGCGTCAAAAAGTTCGCCGAGGATTATGTCGCAACCGGTCGCTCGCTCGACATCCTGATCAATAATGCCGGCATCATGGCCTGTCCGCTCGCGCGGGTGGGGCCGGGTTGGGAGAGCCAGTTCGGGATCAATCATCTTGGGCATATGGCGCTCGCCCAGACGCTGCTGCCGGCTCTGCAAAAGGCAGGCACATCGCGGGTCGTCGCCTTGTCGTCGACGGCGCACATTCGCGGCGATGTGAATTGGGAAGATCCGCATTATGAGCAGACTGAATATGAGAAATGGAACGCCTACGCGCAGGCCAAGTCGGCCAATGCCTTGTTCGCACTCGGAGCGGATCGCCGCTGGGATCAGTTCGGCGTGACGGCGTTCGGCGTTCATCCGGGCGGGATCTTCACGCCCTTGCAGCGCCATCTCTCGGTTGAGGAAATGGCCGCCATGGGGTGGATGAATCCAGATGGGACGATCCCGGATGTCATCAAGGCCATGTTCAAGACCCCGGAACAGGGGGCCTCGACAGCGACGTGGGCGGCGACGTCTCCGGATCTGGAAGGCCGCGGAGGTGAATATTGCGAAGATTGCGATATCGCTCAATTGGCCGGTCCGGACAGTCAGCCTTGGCAGCATGCCCGTGAATGGGTCTGCGATGACGAAAAGGCCGATCGCCTCTGGGCGATGAGCGAGGAAATGCTGGCCAACGCCTAA
- a CDS encoding rod shape-determining protein: MIGSLLGVLSTDMAIDLGTANTLVYVKGQGIKLDEPSVVAYMNQGGRKMVYAVGDDAKKMLGKTPLNMEAIRPMRDGVIADFEVAEEMIKHFIRKVHNRRAFVSPLIIICVPSSATNVERRAIHQSALAAGAREVHLIDEPLAAAIGAGLPIEEPAGSMVVDIGGGTTEVAVLSLGGQVYSRSVRVGGDKMDEAIMSYLRKNQGILVGEMSAERIKKQIGTAMAPENGDGMTVTVRGRATGDGVPNEVEINEKMMAEALGDPVGEIVEAVRIALEAMPPELSADIVDRGIVLTGGGALLRNLDVVLREQARLPVMIAEDPLKCVANGCGFVLENLSRMKNVLSPEV; the protein is encoded by the coding sequence ATGATTGGATCCCTACTCGGAGTTCTTTCCACAGACATGGCAATCGACCTGGGGACGGCGAATACGCTCGTCTATGTGAAGGGTCAGGGCATCAAGCTCGATGAGCCTTCAGTCGTTGCTTACATGAACCAGGGCGGCCGCAAGATGGTCTATGCCGTGGGCGATGATGCCAAGAAGATGCTGGGCAAGACCCCGCTGAACATGGAAGCCATCCGCCCCATGCGTGACGGCGTGATTGCCGATTTCGAAGTCGCCGAGGAAATGATCAAGCACTTCATTCGAAAAGTGCATAATCGCCGCGCCTTCGTATCGCCGCTGATCATTATCTGTGTGCCGAGCTCCGCCACGAATGTGGAACGCCGGGCGATCCATCAATCAGCGCTGGCGGCTGGAGCCCGCGAGGTTCACCTGATTGACGAGCCGCTCGCCGCCGCGATTGGCGCCGGTCTGCCGATTGAGGAACCAGCTGGGTCCATGGTTGTAGATATTGGCGGGGGGACCACAGAGGTTGCAGTCCTTTCGCTGGGGGGCCAGGTCTACTCACGCTCCGTCCGCGTCGGCGGTGACAAGATGGACGAAGCGATCATGAGTTATCTGCGCAAGAACCAGGGCATCCTGGTCGGCGAGATGTCCGCCGAGCGCATCAAGAAACAGATCGGCACCGCCATGGCGCCGGAGAATGGCGATGGCATGACCGTCACGGTTCGTGGCCGCGCCACGGGCGATGGGGTTCCGAACGAGGTCGAAATCAACGAAAAGATGATGGCCGAAGCCCTGGGCGATCCGGTTGGCGAGATTGTCGAGGCCGTGCGGATTGCGCTCGAAGCCATGCCACCAGAACTGTCGGCTGACATTGTTGATCGCGGCATTGTTCTGACCGGCGGGGGCGCCTTGCTCCGTAATCTCGACGTTGTCCTGCGCGAACAGGCCCGTTTGCCGGTCATGATCGCGGAAGACCCATTGAAATGTGTCGCGAACGGGTGTGGATTCGTTCTCGAGAACCTCTCGCGCATGAAGAACGTGCTGTCGCCAGAAGTTTGA